The proteins below are encoded in one region of Pseudoduganella armeniaca:
- a CDS encoding beta-1,3-glucanase family protein, protein MLALLVMVFVQPAKGADYTAGVAVVDAKAVLWFQGAAITQSIAHYNVDGGSQQNVVMTYNGARARYELAVPASAGRTVNHSFTYTKAGLAYDTPWGFSVVGPANPTVDAPVFTPAPGNYTFTQNVTLASATAGATIRYTVDGSNPTASSALYGGAIVVTAPGKTIKAVAVKDGVMSPVATAVYQVGPAGLVHGVVEDGATARIWNKPPTTPSTNIVHYFVTTKAGVKGAQRDENMVYDQVAQRWNGPTISPIAAESKISYFFTYTSASGGNTDSAWFDYTLCGDGACPSAVPKPVFNPAVGGKVAVGTQVTLGLGTGAAAGTRIYYTLDGKPPTAASRLYSGTPLTIDSAMTVSAIAIQPDGQASRPASLTFDVATICDTQPRQCPVAAPTFSHASGTYASRIAVNMLTETTGATVHYTTDGSMPIATSPQFNGAVWFSIDPVKGDRYTLKAIATKDGRDSPVVSADYKISSNAESPWDGKTVFNIENGTGGKYRDDQIYWFIIGKDWATGQFVRADASGRLIPVTEADNTVPVPNRDKPYANYAITLAQARSIVIPPIQSARIYMSVGKPVMVQINRDINGNTGYAGPNLENSTDPNLDVQFDFGEFNINRPRPASDYPGIFVNTTRVDMFGLPLRLRVKGLDGYDATVGETLKETRDELIARFILETPPEFHALAKAPYAPSRIMAPAHATFKAEGPNANYLDAYIDEIWNMYRSRDLVMKVGDWPTFTGRVGPDDVLTFTDGIDTYKIHGKPTTQEVLLGKGLLDDARGTTPGTDKYNKQLQLQAQICAALNRHVAEQPNERWYDAAYFYPAGSTANWFTKFWHEHSYNGLAYGFSYDDVGGHSPSIYTPAPLSVTYTIGK, encoded by the coding sequence ATGCTGGCGCTGTTGGTCATGGTATTCGTCCAGCCGGCGAAAGGCGCCGATTACACTGCAGGCGTCGCTGTCGTCGACGCCAAGGCGGTACTCTGGTTCCAGGGTGCCGCGATCACCCAGAGCATCGCGCACTACAACGTCGATGGCGGATCCCAGCAAAACGTGGTGATGACTTACAACGGCGCCCGCGCGCGCTACGAACTGGCCGTACCCGCCAGCGCTGGCCGCACCGTCAATCATTCATTCACCTACACCAAGGCGGGTCTAGCCTATGACACGCCGTGGGGTTTCAGCGTGGTCGGTCCGGCGAATCCAACGGTGGACGCCCCCGTCTTCACGCCCGCACCGGGCAACTACACTTTCACACAGAACGTGACGCTGGCCAGCGCCACGGCCGGCGCGACGATCCGTTACACCGTCGACGGCAGCAATCCGACCGCTTCCTCGGCTTTGTACGGCGGCGCGATCGTCGTAACCGCGCCGGGCAAGACGATCAAGGCCGTCGCCGTCAAGGATGGGGTCATGTCGCCGGTGGCCACCGCGGTCTACCAGGTCGGTCCGGCAGGACTGGTGCATGGCGTGGTGGAGGATGGCGCAACGGCGCGCATCTGGAACAAGCCGCCGACGACGCCGAGCACCAATATCGTCCACTACTTCGTCACCACCAAGGCAGGCGTCAAGGGCGCGCAGCGCGATGAGAACATGGTCTACGACCAGGTCGCGCAGCGCTGGAACGGCCCGACCATCAGCCCCATCGCGGCAGAATCGAAGATCTCCTACTTCTTCACCTACACGTCCGCCAGCGGCGGCAACACCGACTCGGCCTGGTTCGACTACACGCTGTGCGGCGACGGCGCCTGCCCGAGTGCCGTGCCAAAGCCCGTGTTCAACCCGGCCGTGGGCGGCAAGGTTGCCGTCGGCACGCAGGTCACGCTGGGCCTGGGTACCGGCGCCGCGGCCGGCACCAGGATCTACTACACGCTCGACGGCAAACCGCCTACGGCAGCATCGCGGCTCTACAGCGGCACGCCACTGACCATCGACTCGGCCATGACGGTCAGCGCGATCGCCATCCAGCCTGACGGCCAGGCATCGCGCCCGGCCAGCCTGACCTTTGACGTGGCAACGATCTGCGATACGCAACCGCGGCAATGCCCGGTGGCCGCGCCGACCTTCTCGCACGCGAGCGGCACTTATGCAAGCAGGATCGCCGTCAACATGCTGACCGAAACGACCGGCGCGACGGTGCACTACACCACCGACGGCAGCATGCCGATTGCGACCTCGCCGCAGTTCAACGGCGCGGTCTGGTTCTCCATCGATCCGGTCAAGGGCGACCGCTATACGCTCAAGGCGATCGCCACCAAGGACGGCAGGGATTCGCCGGTGGTGTCCGCCGACTATAAAATCAGCAGCAATGCCGAATCGCCGTGGGACGGTAAGACGGTGTTCAATATCGAAAACGGCACCGGCGGCAAATACCGCGACGACCAGATCTACTGGTTCATCATCGGCAAGGACTGGGCCACGGGCCAGTTCGTACGGGCCGACGCCAGCGGCAGGCTGATCCCCGTTACGGAAGCGGACAACACCGTTCCCGTACCAAACCGCGACAAGCCATATGCGAACTACGCCATCACGCTGGCGCAGGCCAGGTCGATCGTCATCCCACCGATCCAGTCGGCCCGTATCTATATGAGCGTGGGCAAGCCTGTCATGGTCCAGATCAACCGCGACATCAACGGCAATACCGGCTATGCCGGCCCGAACCTGGAAAACAGCACCGATCCGAATCTCGACGTCCAGTTCGATTTCGGCGAGTTCAACATCAACCGTCCACGGCCAGCCAGCGACTACCCCGGCATCTTCGTCAATACCACCCGCGTCGACATGTTCGGCCTGCCTTTGAGACTGCGCGTGAAGGGCCTGGATGGCTACGACGCCACGGTGGGCGAGACGCTGAAGGAAACCCGGGACGAACTGATCGCCCGCTTCATCCTCGAGACGCCGCCCGAGTTCCACGCCCTGGCCAAGGCGCCCTACGCGCCGAGCCGCATCATGGCGCCGGCCCACGCCACGTTCAAGGCCGAGGGGCCCAATGCCAACTACCTGGATGCGTATATCGACGAGATCTGGAACATGTACCGTTCCCGCGACCTGGTCATGAAAGTAGGGGACTGGCCGACGTTCACGGGCCGGGTCGGGCCGGACGACGTGCTCACCTTCACCGATGGCATCGACACCTACAAGATCCATGGCAAGCCGACCACGCAGGAAGTCCTGCTCGGCAAAGGCCTGCTGGACGATGCGCGCGGCACCACGCCGGGCACGGACAAGTACAACAAGCAGCTCCAGCTGCAGGCCCAGATCTGCGCCGCCTTGAACCGCCACGTCGCCGAGCAGCCGAACGAGCGGTGGTACGACGCGGCGTACTTCTATCCCGCCGGCTCGACCGCCAACTGGTTCACCAAGTTCTGGCATGAGCACAGCTACAACGGCCTGGCCTACGGCTTTTCGTATGACGACGTAGGTGGCCATAGCCCATCGATCTACACGCCGGCACCGCTCAGCGTGACCTACACGATCGGCAAGTAA
- a CDS encoding selenium-binding protein SBP56-related protein yields MKTSRRLLPWLVALLLPMATATADETCNSPYLANLIKGQEDYLHVWTLGVPGLGDGADKLVTVDVNPRSAKYGKVIDVVSVGGRGEAHHMGFTDDRRYLWAGRLDDSKIFVFDVGTNPAKPKLVKTIVDLPEKSGWVGPHTFYPIPGRMLIGTLSNARDHGGATGLAVYNNKGDYVASHAIPTALPGAVKADGYGYDIAVHPNKNVMLTSSFTGHKNYMMDLGKLMADPAAMKNFGNTMVVWDFKAMKPMKVLDTPGAPLEIRWSLNEGDNWAITASALTSKLWLIKQDERGEWQARDVAPIGDPAKIPLPVDISIAANGKSLWVNTFMDGKTRLFDLTNPAAPKQVYEKVTGKQVNMVSQSWDGKRVYVTSSLLANWDKKGKDDEQFLKLFSWDGKELREQWKIDFTKEGLGRAHHMKFTAKPSGVAAISGPAIADRGAPAR; encoded by the coding sequence ATGAAAACGTCGCGTCGTCTGCTTCCTTGGCTCGTCGCCCTGCTGTTGCCGATGGCAACGGCGACGGCGGACGAAACCTGCAACTCTCCCTATCTGGCCAACCTGATCAAGGGCCAGGAAGACTACCTGCACGTGTGGACGCTCGGCGTGCCTGGCCTGGGCGACGGTGCGGACAAGCTCGTCACGGTGGACGTCAATCCCCGTTCGGCGAAATACGGCAAGGTGATCGACGTGGTGTCCGTCGGCGGCCGTGGCGAGGCCCATCACATGGGCTTTACCGATGACCGCCGCTACCTGTGGGCCGGCCGCCTGGACGACAGCAAGATCTTCGTCTTCGATGTCGGCACCAATCCGGCCAAGCCGAAGCTGGTGAAGACGATCGTCGACCTGCCGGAAAAGAGCGGCTGGGTCGGCCCGCATACGTTCTATCCGATTCCGGGCCGCATGCTGATCGGCACCCTGTCGAATGCACGCGACCATGGCGGCGCGACCGGCCTGGCGGTGTACAACAACAAGGGCGACTACGTGGCCAGCCACGCCATCCCGACCGCGCTGCCCGGTGCGGTCAAGGCCGATGGCTACGGTTACGACATCGCCGTCCATCCCAACAAGAATGTCATGCTGACCTCCAGCTTCACGGGCCACAAGAATTACATGATGGACCTGGGCAAGCTGATGGCCGACCCCGCCGCCATGAAAAACTTCGGCAACACGATGGTCGTGTGGGACTTCAAGGCCATGAAGCCGATGAAGGTACTCGACACGCCGGGTGCGCCGCTGGAAATCCGCTGGTCGCTGAACGAGGGCGACAACTGGGCCATCACGGCCTCGGCGCTGACATCGAAGCTGTGGCTGATCAAGCAGGATGAGCGGGGCGAATGGCAGGCACGCGACGTGGCGCCCATCGGCGACCCGGCCAAGATTCCGCTGCCGGTCGACATTTCGATCGCGGCAAACGGCAAGAGCTTGTGGGTCAACACCTTCATGGACGGCAAGACGCGGCTGTTCGACCTGACCAACCCGGCGGCGCCGAAGCAGGTCTACGAAAAAGTCACGGGCAAGCAGGTCAATATGGTCAGCCAGAGCTGGGACGGCAAGCGCGTCTACGTGACCAGCAGCCTGCTGGCGAACTGGGACAAGAAGGGTAAGGATGACGAGCAGTTCCTCAAGCTGTTCAGCTGGGACGGCAAGGAGCTGCGCGAGCAGTGGAAGATCGACTTCACCAAGGAAGGACTGGGGCGCGCCCACCACATGAAGTTCACGGCCAAGCCGAGCGGTGTCGCGGCCATTTCCGGCCCCGCGATCGCGGACCGTGGTGCGCCGGCGCGCTGA
- a CDS encoding MmcQ/YjbR family DNA-binding protein, whose amino-acid sequence MNVEELKTFCRDFPGATETLHGAPSNILTYAVGGKNFAYFKTREPEQWRFSVRVAPDRFLELTDVPGVKPARYMARFHWITVVRVSEFPAEYLTELVQWSYRKAWDSLSKAQQKALGLPPPQGYLPEPPV is encoded by the coding sequence ATGAACGTCGAAGAACTCAAGACATTCTGCCGAGATTTTCCAGGCGCGACCGAAACGCTGCACGGCGCACCGAGCAATATCCTGACCTATGCCGTCGGTGGCAAGAACTTTGCCTATTTCAAGACCAGGGAGCCCGAGCAATGGCGTTTCAGCGTCCGCGTCGCACCCGATCGCTTTCTCGAGCTGACCGACGTGCCGGGCGTGAAACCGGCGCGCTACATGGCGCGTTTTCACTGGATAACCGTGGTCAGGGTCAGCGAGTTCCCTGCCGAGTATTTGACGGAGCTGGTGCAATGGTCCTATCGCAAGGCGTGGGATTCGCTCAGCAAGGCGCAGCAGAAAGCGCTCGGCCTGCCCCCTCCACAAGGATACTTGCCGGAACCACCAGTTTGA
- a CDS encoding LacI family DNA-binding transcriptional regulator, whose amino-acid sequence MLTDADSTAPAVTLELIAREAGVSPSTVSRILNGTAKVSADKRLAVEQTIARFNFQPNAMARSLAKGQTYTIGVLTQFIESPFYGEALRGIEDALRRTAYSPLFVSGHWNLAEEEAKMRLLQGRRVDGVIVLTGRLGDEQLLDYAQRLPIVVTGRQLSGPRLVSVDVDDFHGAREATRHLIELGHTRIAFISGPADHPDANERLRGYRQAHVDAGLALVSELVVPADFMETGGMLAIQQLLESRQNFTAVFAANDQMAYGARLALYRRNLRVPDDISLVGYDDLPNSTYLMPPLTTVRQPVYEIGRLAAQAMLKLIAGEAAEIAAPPLELVVRESTRRVRH is encoded by the coding sequence ATGTTGACCGATGCCGACTCCACCGCGCCTGCCGTCACTCTCGAGCTGATTGCCCGCGAGGCCGGCGTGTCGCCGAGTACGGTTTCGCGCATCCTCAACGGCACCGCGAAAGTCAGCGCGGACAAGCGCCTGGCGGTGGAGCAGACCATCGCCCGCTTCAATTTCCAGCCCAACGCGATGGCACGCAGCCTTGCGAAGGGGCAGACGTACACCATCGGTGTGCTGACCCAATTCATCGAAAGTCCGTTCTACGGCGAAGCCTTGCGCGGCATCGAAGACGCGCTGCGCCGTACGGCTTACTCGCCCCTGTTCGTCAGCGGCCACTGGAACCTGGCGGAAGAAGAAGCGAAGATGCGCCTGCTGCAGGGGCGCCGCGTGGATGGCGTCATCGTCCTGACCGGCCGCCTGGGCGACGAGCAACTGCTCGACTACGCGCAGCGCTTGCCCATCGTCGTGACCGGACGCCAGCTCAGCGGCCCACGACTGGTCAGCGTGGACGTGGACGATTTCCACGGCGCGCGCGAAGCCACGCGCCACCTGATCGAACTGGGTCACACGCGCATCGCCTTCATTTCCGGGCCCGCCGACCACCCCGATGCCAACGAGCGCCTGCGCGGCTACCGGCAGGCCCATGTCGATGCCGGCCTGGCCCTCGTGTCCGAGCTGGTGGTGCCGGCCGACTTCATGGAAACCGGTGGCATGCTGGCCATTCAGCAGCTGCTCGAATCACGTCAGAACTTTACCGCCGTCTTTGCCGCCAACGACCAGATGGCCTACGGCGCCCGGCTTGCGCTGTACCGGCGCAACCTGCGCGTGCCCGACGATATTTCACTGGTCGGCTATGACGACCTGCCCAATTCCACGTACCTGATGCCGCCCCTGACCACCGTACGCCAGCCGGTGTACGAGATCGGCAGGCTGGCCGCGCAGGCGATGTTGAAACTGATTGCCGGGGAGGCCGCCGAAATCGCCGCGCCGCCACTGGAGCTAGTCGTCAGAGAGTCGACCCGGCGGGTACGCCACTAG
- a CDS encoding ATP-binding protein, translating into MMRAPRTLFGRLVAILLCGLVAAQALTFGLLWYERMTASRTMMYAYMGRDVASSVAMLERLPAGERGAWLATLERRNYHYRLGGPVGQRGPAPADDAAAASLAQWLGPRYRVDVAATPPDGPRRLVIDLRDGTPLAIDFAPAGMPLAQWLPLLLAAQLGVLGLSCWVAVRIATRPLARLAQAAEALSPTQAATPVPEEGPAEVARAARSFNAMQARIARHLQERTRMLAAIAHDLQTPVTRMRLRAELMDDETERDKWQADLAAMQALIREGIAYARSAHAAAEPAVRCDPDALLAAIVADYADAGQAVTLQGAIGHMLVSRPQALRRIVTNLVDNALKFAGAAAIEVEAADGRVTIAVLDRGPGIPADQLDAVLQPFYRLEASRNAATGGSGLGLAIAQELTEGIGAVLVLSNRAGGGLRAQVTLPSAPGRAAAEGHRKS; encoded by the coding sequence ATGATGCGCGCGCCGCGCACGCTGTTCGGTCGCCTGGTCGCGATCCTGCTGTGCGGCCTGGTGGCGGCGCAGGCATTGACGTTCGGCCTGCTGTGGTACGAGCGCATGACGGCCTCCCGCACGATGATGTATGCCTACATGGGGCGCGACGTGGCGAGCTCGGTGGCCATGCTGGAACGGCTGCCGGCCGGCGAACGAGGCGCGTGGCTCGCTACGCTGGAGCGGCGCAATTACCACTATCGCCTCGGCGGGCCGGTCGGCCAGCGCGGGCCGGCGCCAGCGGATGACGCGGCCGCCGCCAGCCTGGCCCAGTGGCTGGGACCGCGCTACCGCGTGGACGTGGCCGCGACGCCGCCCGATGGGCCGCGCCGGCTCGTCATCGACCTGCGCGACGGCACGCCGCTGGCGATCGATTTCGCGCCGGCCGGCATGCCGCTGGCGCAGTGGCTGCCGCTGCTGCTGGCGGCGCAGCTGGGCGTATTGGGGCTATCGTGCTGGGTGGCGGTGCGGATCGCGACGCGGCCGCTGGCCCGGCTGGCGCAGGCGGCCGAGGCGCTCAGCCCGACCCAGGCGGCCACGCCCGTGCCGGAGGAAGGACCGGCCGAAGTGGCGCGAGCAGCCCGTTCGTTCAATGCCATGCAGGCGCGCATCGCCCGCCACTTGCAGGAGCGCACGCGCATGCTGGCCGCCATCGCGCACGATCTGCAGACGCCCGTCACGCGCATGCGCCTGCGTGCCGAGCTGATGGACGACGAGACCGAACGCGACAAATGGCAGGCCGACCTGGCGGCGATGCAGGCGCTGATCCGGGAAGGCATCGCCTACGCCCGCAGCGCGCACGCGGCGGCCGAGCCGGCGGTGCGCTGCGATCCGGATGCCCTGCTGGCCGCGATCGTGGCCGACTATGCCGATGCCGGCCAGGCCGTTACGCTGCAAGGGGCGATCGGGCACATGCTGGTGTCGCGCCCGCAGGCGCTGCGGCGCATCGTGACGAATCTCGTCGATAACGCCTTGAAGTTCGCGGGAGCTGCCGCGATCGAGGTGGAGGCGGCGGACGGGCGGGTGACGATCGCGGTGCTGGACCGGGGCCCGGGCATCCCGGCCGACCAGCTGGACGCCGTATTGCAGCCGTTCTACCGGCTGGAAGCGTCGCGCAATGCGGCAACGGGGGGCAGTGGACTGGGGCTGGCGATTGCGCAGGAGCTGACCGAAGGGATCGGCGCGGTGCTGGTGTTGTCGAACCGCGCCGGCGGTGGCCTGCGCGCGCAGGTGACGCTGCCGTCGGCGCCAGGCCGGGCGGCAGCGGAAGGACATCGGAAGTCATAG
- a CDS encoding rhomboid family intramembrane serine protease: MTVSDQPSRFPVVTLTLIAINVLLYLIQVVGGLDWLNPKSDDLVRWGANLAVYSLTDEPWRLLTSMFLHIGLMHLAVNMYMLLSFGAMAERRFGPVRLLLVYLLSGLAGSVVSALWHADPFNQVVAAGASGALMGLTGAYLADWLVASWHNDPHEDVKIGGPLVQTILINLVIGSAIPGIDNACHVGGLIGGFVVGGAFALVSPRASRLQSTLAGVLICAGALAALVAALRLEPSEGLLMLREVHAAEQAEREEKQLAERKKKERLAAVAEERKRGPRTETDDIAAGTSIALEHPPQSLYLMPDGKRIAITAGWNAVQVMDLATRTGGPWIKGPRTDGLMIGCYDAPCFPNNPNALALGPDGRTAYAASMETDGIGIVDLEAGKMTGAVKTGKLPRALAVDAAGKRAYVVNDVANTVVAVDLATSKVVAKSAVFGKNKLEYYHPVGVWLAAQDREVWVLDQSLSRVVVLDAATLAEIAEVSITSGYMNGAHFDAARGKAWVVGVDALDQVDLAGRKVEKTAHFCQGVRAAPVAIDRAASRLAIAAEGRVWIVSLRTGFIVASYPYDGKPTGLQFAPDGKHLYAIGTDPHRLTTLDMAVTAELGAAAGADELKFLCSNLD; encoded by the coding sequence ATGACCGTTTCTGACCAGCCGTCCCGCTTCCCCGTCGTTACCCTCACCCTTATCGCCATCAACGTCCTGCTGTACCTGATCCAGGTAGTGGGCGGGCTGGACTGGCTCAACCCGAAGTCCGACGACCTGGTGCGCTGGGGCGCCAACCTCGCGGTCTACTCGCTGACCGACGAGCCATGGCGCCTGCTGACCAGCATGTTCCTGCACATCGGCCTGATGCACCTGGCCGTCAATATGTACATGCTGCTCTCGTTCGGCGCCATGGCCGAGCGCCGCTTCGGGCCGGTACGCTTGCTGCTGGTGTACCTGCTGTCCGGCCTGGCCGGCAGCGTCGTCAGCGCGCTCTGGCATGCCGACCCGTTCAACCAGGTGGTCGCCGCCGGCGCATCCGGCGCGCTGATGGGCCTGACGGGGGCCTACCTGGCCGACTGGCTGGTGGCGAGCTGGCACAACGATCCCCATGAGGACGTCAAGATCGGCGGCCCGCTGGTGCAGACCATCCTCATCAACCTCGTCATCGGCTCGGCCATTCCCGGCATCGACAACGCGTGCCACGTCGGCGGCTTGATCGGCGGCTTTGTCGTCGGCGGGGCGTTCGCGCTGGTGTCGCCGCGCGCCAGTCGGCTGCAAAGCACGCTGGCCGGCGTGCTGATCTGCGCGGGCGCACTGGCCGCCCTGGTCGCGGCATTGCGGCTCGAGCCATCCGAAGGGCTGCTGATGCTGCGCGAGGTGCACGCCGCGGAGCAAGCGGAGCGAGAGGAAAAACAGCTGGCCGAGCGCAAGAAGAAGGAGCGCCTGGCCGCCGTCGCCGAGGAGCGCAAGCGCGGTCCGCGTACCGAGACGGACGACATCGCGGCCGGTACCTCGATCGCGCTGGAACATCCGCCACAAAGCCTGTACCTGATGCCGGACGGGAAACGCATCGCCATCACGGCCGGCTGGAACGCGGTGCAGGTGATGGACCTGGCCACGCGCACGGGCGGACCGTGGATCAAGGGACCGCGCACCGATGGCCTGATGATCGGCTGCTACGACGCGCCGTGCTTCCCGAACAATCCGAACGCGCTGGCGCTGGGACCGGACGGCCGTACCGCGTACGCTGCCTCGATGGAAACGGACGGCATCGGCATTGTCGACCTGGAGGCGGGAAAAATGACGGGCGCCGTCAAGACCGGCAAGCTGCCACGCGCACTGGCCGTGGATGCGGCCGGCAAGCGCGCCTACGTGGTCAACGACGTCGCCAACACCGTCGTGGCGGTCGACCTGGCCACCAGCAAGGTCGTCGCCAAGTCTGCAGTCTTCGGCAAGAACAAGCTGGAGTACTACCACCCGGTCGGCGTCTGGCTGGCCGCGCAGGACCGTGAAGTATGGGTGCTCGATCAGAGCCTGTCTCGTGTGGTGGTGCTGGACGCCGCCACGCTCGCCGAAATCGCCGAAGTCAGCATCACCTCGGGCTATATGAACGGCGCCCATTTCGACGCCGCGCGCGGCAAGGCCTGGGTGGTCGGCGTGGACGCGCTCGACCAGGTCGACCTGGCTGGCAGGAAGGTCGAGAAGACGGCGCATTTCTGCCAGGGCGTGCGCGCCGCGCCGGTGGCCATCGATCGCGCCGCCAGCCGGTTGGCCATCGCCGCGGAAGGCCGCGTGTGGATCGTGAGCCTGCGCACCGGCTTTATCGTCGCTTCCTATCCGTACGATGGCAAGCCGACCGGCCTGCAGTTCGCGCCGGACGGCAAGCACCTGTACGCCATCGGCACCGATCCGCATCGCCTGACCACGCTCGACATGGCCGTCACCGCCGAACTGGGCGCGGCAGCCGGCGCGGACGAGTTGAAGTTCCTGTGCTCCAACCTGGACTGA
- a CDS encoding DUF2256 domain-containing protein: MKMRKKADLPTKLCARCGLPFSWRKKWARDWDNVRYCSERCRRGGTG; this comes from the coding sequence ATGAAGATGCGCAAGAAAGCCGACCTGCCTACCAAACTGTGCGCCCGCTGCGGCCTGCCGTTCAGCTGGCGCAAGAAATGGGCGCGGGATTGGGACAACGTCCGCTACTGCTCGGAGCGGTGCCGCCGCGGCGGCACCGGCTGA
- a CDS encoding MYG1 family protein, with translation MLIVTHNGKFHADDAWAVAVLHILFPQAEIVRTRDQAIIDTADFVVDVGGIWDPATGRFDHHQKGFSGARQSGVPYASAGLVWREFGGQCVRALAMTHCGHELSEDKARELAYAIDSDIVQYLDLSDVGAAKNAPGGYGLSAVISGFNPNWLDEQRLGYGEPVEAFRLAEFRRAMALLTDVLVNAVKYRVGALLAVQQVRQSEALEDGKVLFLKNSALPWTQLVRKEMPKVLFVISHSLGEQRYLLHTVPVSADSFDARADLPEAWAGLRDAELAAVTGVPDAIFCHNGRFIAAVKSYEGARAMARQALQALA, from the coding sequence ATGCTAATAGTGACTCACAACGGCAAGTTTCACGCCGACGACGCCTGGGCCGTCGCGGTGCTGCACATCCTGTTTCCGCAGGCGGAAATCGTCAGGACGCGCGACCAGGCAATCATCGACACGGCCGACTTCGTGGTTGACGTCGGCGGCATCTGGGACCCCGCCACCGGCCGCTTCGACCATCACCAGAAAGGCTTCAGCGGCGCGCGCCAGAGCGGCGTGCCGTATGCCAGCGCCGGGCTGGTATGGCGCGAGTTCGGTGGCCAGTGCGTCCGTGCCCTGGCCATGACGCACTGCGGCCACGAGCTGTCCGAAGACAAGGCGCGTGAGCTGGCCTATGCCATCGACAGCGATATCGTGCAATACCTGGACCTGTCGGACGTGGGCGCGGCCAAGAACGCGCCGGGCGGCTATGGCCTGTCGGCCGTGATCTCGGGTTTCAACCCGAACTGGCTCGACGAGCAGCGGCTGGGCTACGGCGAGCCGGTGGAGGCGTTCCGGCTGGCCGAGTTCCGCCGCGCGATGGCGCTGCTGACGGACGTGCTGGTGAACGCCGTCAAATACCGCGTGGGCGCGCTGCTGGCGGTGCAGCAGGTACGCCAGTCGGAAGCGCTGGAGGACGGCAAGGTGCTGTTCCTGAAAAACAGCGCGCTGCCATGGACCCAGCTGGTGCGCAAGGAAATGCCGAAGGTGCTGTTCGTGATCAGCCACAGCCTGGGTGAGCAGCGTTACCTGCTGCATACGGTGCCGGTCAGCGCCGACAGTTTCGACGCCCGCGCCGACCTGCCGGAAGCCTGGGCCGGCCTGCGCGATGCGGAACTGGCCGCCGTCACCGGCGTGCCGGATGCGATCTTTTGCCACAATGGCCGCTTTATCGCGGCGGTGAAGTCGTACGAGGGCGCGCGCGCGATGGCGCGCCAGGCCCTGCAGGCGCTCGCCTGA
- a CDS encoding SCO family protein: protein MRRRADVLLCGALACLGLAGALAAIPPRQQFTVPAPGSYRLESIQAAADGAVLESDGTAGPLRRYTTGKVTLLSFIYTYCVDPVGCPLAFQTFSDLRTRLLAKPEMARRVRFVSLSFDPTNDTPTALRHYAGNLAAPGSPLRWHFLTTRSAAELRPIVDGFGQDVSVNVDAQGRPTRFYNHLLKVFLIDARGRVREIYTTAYLMPDVIFNDIQTLLMER from the coding sequence GTGCGCCGGCGCGCTGACGTCCTGTTGTGCGGCGCGCTGGCCTGTCTCGGGCTGGCCGGCGCACTCGCGGCAATCCCGCCGCGCCAGCAATTCACGGTACCGGCGCCGGGCAGTTACCGCCTGGAGTCGATCCAAGCGGCGGCCGATGGGGCAGTGCTGGAGTCGGACGGCACGGCCGGCCCGCTGCGCCGCTACACGACGGGCAAGGTCACGCTGCTCAGCTTTATCTACACATATTGCGTCGATCCCGTCGGCTGTCCGCTGGCGTTCCAGACCTTTTCCGACCTGCGCACCCGGCTGCTGGCCAAGCCGGAAATGGCCCGGCGCGTGCGCTTCGTCAGCCTGTCGTTCGACCCCACCAACGATACGCCGACGGCGCTGCGGCATTACGCGGGCAACCTGGCCGCCCCCGGCAGCCCGCTGCGCTGGCATTTCCTGACGACGCGCAGCGCGGCCGAGCTGCGGCCCATCGTCGACGGCTTCGGCCAGGACGTGTCGGTCAACGTCGATGCGCAGGGCCGGCCGACGCGGTTCTACAACCACCTGCTGAAAGTCTTCCTGATCGACGCGCGCGGCAGGGTGCGGGAGATCTACACGACCGCTTACCTGATGCCGGATGTGATATTCAACGATATCCAGACGTTGTTGATGGAGCGCTAG